One Salvelinus fontinalis isolate EN_2023a chromosome 22, ASM2944872v1, whole genome shotgun sequence genomic window, ctctggtctgatgaaaccaagattgaactctctggcctgaatgccaagcgtcccgtctggaggaaacctggcaccatccctacggtgaagcatggtggtggcagcatcatgctgtggcaatatttttcagcatcagggattgggatactagtcaggatcgagggaaagatttacagagcaaagtacagagatccttgatgaaaacctgctccagagcgctcaggacctcggactggggcgaaggttcaccttacaacaggacaacaaccctaagcacaaagccaagacattgcaggactggcttcgggacaagtctctgaatgtccttgagtggcccagccagagccttgaCTTGAGCCTGATCGAGCAATTCtggagaccagaaaatagctgtgcagtgatgctccccatccaacctggatcttgagaggatctgcagagaagaatgggagaaactccccaaatacaagtgtgccaagcttgtagcgtcatactcaagaacactcaaagtatccctttaatatgATGGACAAAACACCAGAGGTGTCAAATATTccatggtgcttcaacaaagtactgagtaaagggtttgaatacttaagtaaatgtgatactttttttttttctttaacaaatttgcaaatatttctaaaatggttttgctttgtcattatggggtattgtgtgtacagtcgtggccacaacttttgagaatgacaaatattacTTTTCCACAAAGTCTGTATGATGGCAATTAgcatgttatgaagagtgatcagatgaattgaaaAGTCCCtctgaactgaatccccaaaaaacatttccactgcatttcagccctgccacaaaaggaccagctgacaggtcagtgattctctcattaacacaggtatgagtgttgacgaggacaaggctggagatcactctgtcatgctgattgagttcgaataacagactggaagcttcaaaaggagggtggtgcttggaatcattgttcttcctctgtcaatcttggttacctgcaaggaaacacgtgccgtcatcattgctttgcacaaaaagggcttcacaggcaaggatattgctgtcagtaagattgcacctaaatcaattATTTATCGGATCAtgaagaacttcaaggagagcggttcaattgttgtgaagaaggcttcagggcgcccaagaaagtccagcaaacgccaggaccgtctcctaaagttgattcagctgcgggatcggggcaccaccagtacagagcttgctcaggaatggcagcaggcaggtgtgagtgcatctgcacgcacagtgaggcgaagacttttggaggatggcctggtgtcaagggcAGTAAAGAAGCcaattctctccaggaaaaacatcagggacagactgatattctgcaagaggtacagggattggactgctgaggactggggtaaagtcactTTCTCTGATGAATACCCTTTCCGATTGTCTGGGGCATcctgaaaaaagcttgtccggagaagacaaggtgagcgctaccatcagtcctgtgtcatgccaacagtaaaccatcctgagaccattcatgtgtggggctgcttctcagccaagggagtgggctcactcacaattttgcctaagaacacagccatgaataaagaatggtaccaacacatcctccgagagcaacttctcccaaccatccaggaacagtttggtaacgaacaatgcattttccagcatgatggagcacctttccataaggcaaaagtgataactaagtggctcggggaacaaaacatcgatattttgggtccatggccaggaaactccccagaccttaatcccattgagaacttgtggtcaatcatcaagaggcgggtggacaaacaaaaacccacaaattctgacaaattccaagcattgattatgcaagaatgggctgccatcagtcaggatgtggcccagaagttaattgacagcatgccagggcggatctCAGAGGTTTGgaaaagggtcaacactgcaaatattgactctttgcatcaacttcatgtaattgtcaataaaagcctttgacacttatgaaatgcttgtaattatacttcagtattccatagtaacatctgacaaaaatatctaaagacactgaagcagcaaactttgtggaaattaataattgtgtcattctcaaaacttttggccacgactgtagattgAGAAAaattattgaatccattttagaataaggctgtaacaaattgtggaaaaagtgaaggggtctgaatactttccgaatacactgtagctCTAATCCACATTATTAGGTCTGTCTTCTCTATATGACTTCACAGTGCAATGGCAGTTTGTTAAGATTATATATAAAGTTATTAGTGTACCCATCTGTACACTAGTCTAAAGAATATTCATAAATTGGGTTCGTAAATCTACGGACAAATTATTTAATCAGTTAAATTGTAAACAGGAATATCCAAATACATTTTCCCCAAATTGTACTTGACGGTGATACGTTACTCTTTGGCCTGGAAAAAAGTGGCTATAGCGATTAAAGAAAAACATTTATGTTATCAGGTAAATCCCATTCTCACCCTCCCTTAAAACTCAAACAAGCTCTAATATTTGGGGAATTAAACCTGAAATTCCTTCAAGGGGCAAAAACAAGTAATTCCATTTTGTCTAAATAGTTCTACGTTAACCACATATTACATAGCTTTTGTGGTGCAGTAAAATTACTTATCATCCCCTAACTTACTATTAAATCATTCCAATCATTTAATATTGACTATCCACCAGTCCCATCCCTAAAAGTCAGCCAGCCGCCccaaccctgtgtgtgtgcgcatttaTGTACAAATTCCACAGAAAGAGGGCGATAGTGTCTTCGCTTTACTCACCCTCGCGCTTGGGTATCATCCACCACCAGAGTGGTGTCTCAGTGTACTCTCCCTATCCAAGTGAGTCTCGTAAATCATTTGGGGGATACACAAATCTTTGACTGGTTTGTGTTTCCTGAACTAGATAGCTCTTGCTAAGAGTGAACCGCCAGTCATCCCACCACCACCCATCTATAGTCTAAAGCAGAGGTGTCAAAtattccatggagggcctggTGTCTtcgggtttttgttttttcctttaaaTAAAAACCTAGACAGCAGGTGAGGGGAGTTATTtcctaattagtgaccttaatccATCAATCAAGTAGAAAGAAAGAGCAAAAACCCACAGAGACTCAGCCAATATTGAGTAAGTCGGTCGTTCCTGGTGTTTTGACGTGTGTATGAGTGTGGGCACctttcctttccctccctctcccttacacGCTCAGCagccagaagaagaagaagatggccacgaacaggaagagagagtccTGCCAGTTGTTGCCGTTGCCTTGGTGATCGGCTGCATATGCGTCTGGGGGAACAGTGATAACATTGCAATGACTAGCCAACAGCTATCGCATCAAGGAATAAAtggatggttgtgtgtgtttgtttgtatgtgtatgtgtacctGCTCTGTGGTAGGGGTCGTTGGTGTTGAAGACTGTGGTGAAGAAGCCGAAAGGGAAAGCACCGATCCCAAAGGACATGTGGAAGCCATTGTCCCCGAACCCCTGGAAGGGCTGCAAGAGAAAAGAAAGGAATAGTGGTCTCTCATTACAAATAGAGTGAACACACAAAATAACCATGTAATACACATCATATTAaaaggatacttcgggattttggcaatgaggccctgtatCTATTTCCCCAGAGTCCGATGAACTTGTgcataccatttttatgtctctttgttcagtatgaaggaagttagaggtagttttgcgagccaatgctatcTAGCgtcagcgcaatgactggaagtctctgGGTATCTGCTAGAATGATAAAAtaccgaagtatccctttaaacatCAATTAAAATGTAagcgatgaagaggagaggaagactcaCCCCTCTGCTCTCTGGCTCTGTTCTCTGTCCCGGAGGACGAGGTGGGGTTTTCAACCTGGAGGACGAAACACCAGTTAACCAATGCAGTTTCTCAGTGTCACACGTTCACAAATACGCACACTCAGACtcaaaaaacacacacagtgtACCTGGGGTCCTCTTGGCTGGAGCTTCCTCTGCCGTAGAGGGGGATGACTTTCTCTCTGCTGATGCCTGCTTTACACACAGGACACTGCTGTTGGCTGGGCCGTGTCTCCAACCACTGACACAGaccgagggagagaaagagggatcaTATGACAGGTGAGACAGAAGCCATACCGTACCGTCTGTTCAATACCGTCAGTCTATTGGCATGCACTGACTTAGATCTACCATGTGTGGCACGTTGCACTATGTGCTGTTCTGTGTTATGTAGAAAGATGAGTCAATATACTGTAGTAGAatgaattatttaaaaaaaaaaaaaattgggggagaAAAAAAACCTCCACATTATACCATGCACTTTCTGTGTCGGTAATATAAGAGAGTTGTGCAATATAGCACAAAACAGTGTCAAATACAAACAGCTGGGTACACAAGGCCCTGAAGGCAGTAGTGTGGACACTATTCTATCAACAGAGTCAGCGCAGTAACTAATGAACGAAAAACCTTGATTCTTAAAGGAGAAGGATATGCAATACTAGGCATGGTGAAATGTACGTTACAGCTAGTGCTATAATCTAAAGCACCGCAAAGACAAAAAGGGGGTTCACATAAAACACTGGTGTTATGAATGGGAGCTTAAGAACATTATCAACTTTAAGCTGCACTGAGTCAACTGACTGACCAAGGTGGTCTGAGGTCATGTCATCGGACTGGGAGCTGGTTTCAACCAGTAGAAAAAGTGTAGCCTAATATTTACCACCACGGTGAAACTAAAGACAACTTTAAAATGGCATACTTACTTGATGAAGGCAGGGCCAGCtgtgaaagagagaaggagaaagattaGTGTGGGTATTATGAATGGCGTCACCTAGAAACATGGTGACATTTGGAGCAACCTCCTAGCGGCCTACTTCATCGAGTCTGAATTGATACACAGAGATTCTCAATTGCATATTCCTCGCATCCTCGCTcttcgcctccttctcaaaacccattggatgagaaagctgAGGTCccgcccctctgaccttctcctccaatgggttttgagaaggtggtgaggagagaagacacaaggagtatgcaattgaaaCTCTCCCATAGGCCTAGTTAGTGTGCTAGATTTTGGAATCCATATTCACCTTATTTTCCAGCAGGCCCCCCCACCTACAGGGCGCATCTGGTTACCCTGTTCTGACCTTAACGATGTGAGTGATTAAAATCATCCGGGATCCCCATCGCTAATGTTAATTAGCTCCATTGGTCATCGCTTGTTTGCACAGTCTCGCCTCACTGCTGGCCAGATTAATGCATTGTGGGAGAGAAGGATGGTACATGTACAGTAACACGGCACAGGTGTGGCAtaacaagaagctgattaaaaaagcataatcattacacatgtgcaccttgtgccggggacaataaaaggacactctaaaatgtgcagttgtgtcacacaacatcacaggtgtctcaagttgagggagcgtgcaattggcatgcaggactgtccaccagagttgttgtcAAAGAATCAAATCATTTTTCTACCATAAATTGCCTCCGTTATTTTAAAGAATTTggaagtacgtccaaccggcctcacaaccgcagaccacgtgtaaccacgtcagcccaggacctccacacccggcttcttcacctgcaggatcgtctgagactagTCAAtccgacagctgatgaaactgaggagtatctGTCTggaataaagcccttttgtgggggaaaaacaaattctgattggctgggctagGCTCCACAGTTGGTGGGCCTATGTCCTCCCAGACACACCCACGGCTGCACCTCTGCCCAGTCAttcgaaatccatagattagagcctaatgaatttatttaaattgactgatttccttatatgaactaactcagtaaaatcattgaaattgttgcgtttatatttttgttcagtatacataaaatacactgctcaaaagaattaggggaacacttaaacaacacaatgtaactccaagtcaatcacacttctatgaaatcaaactgtccacttaggaagcaacactgattgacaataaatttcacatgctgttgtgcaaatggaatagacaaaaggtggaaattataggcaattagcaagacacccccaaaaaaggagtgattctgcaggtggtgaccacagaccacttctcagttcctatgcttcctggctgatgttttggtcacttttgaatgctggcggtgctctcactctagtggtagcatgagacggagtctacaacccacacaagtggctcaggtagtgcagttcatccaggatggcacatcaatgcgagctgtggcaaaaaggtttgctgtgtctgtcagcgtagtgtccagagcatggaggcgctaccaggagacaggccagtacatcaggagacgtggaggaggccgtaggagggcaacaacccagcagcaggaccgctacctccacctttgtgcaaggaggtgcactgccagcgccctgcaaaatgacctccagcaggccacaaatgtgcatgtgtctgctcaaacggtcagaaacagactccatgagggtggtatgagggtccgacgtccacaggtgggggttgtgcttccagcccaacaccgtgcaggacgtttggcatttgccagagaacaccaagattggcaaattcgccactggcgccctgtgctcttcacagatgaaagcaggttcacaatgagcacatgtgacagacgtgacagagtctggagacgccgtggagaacgttctgctgcctgcaacatcctccagcatgaccggtttggcggtgggtcagtcatggtgtggggtggcatttctttgtggggccgcacagccctccatgtgctcgccagaggtagcctgactgccattaggtaccgagatgagatcctcagaccccttgtgagaccatatgctgacacatgcacatttgtggcctgctggaggtcattttgcagggctctggcagtgcacctccttgcacaaaggcggaggtagcggtcctgctgctgggttgttgccctcctacggcctcctccacgtctcctgatgtactggcctgtctcctgatagcgcctccatgctctggacactacgctgacagacacagcaaacctttttgccacagctcgcattgatgtgccatcctggatgaactgcactacctgagccacttgtgtgggttgtagactccgtctcatactACCacgagagtgagagcaccgccagcattcaaaagtgaccaaaacatcagccaggaagcatagaaactgacaagtggtctgtggtcaccacctgcagaatcactccttttttgggggtgtcttgctaatcgcctataatttccatcttttgtctattccatttgcacaacagcatgtgaaatttattgtcagtcagtgttgcttcctaagtggacagtttgatttcacagaagtgtgattgacttggagttacattgtgttgtttaagtgttccctttatttttttgagcagtgtatatagttatATTTTTCAGTTCAGTAATATGTCTTCCATCAAGTCTCCACTGATCAACTGGACTGGAGTTTTTTTTTCTGTCGAGGACAGTCTATTCTTACTCCTCTATAGTGACAGTGCCTCTGACACCAATCCCACTCTTAACCCCGGAGATGTGACTGAACTCCACACGAATGAGTCAATGCATGCATGTTTACATTACAAACAATGCAACTGTAGCCAACAACTTTGCAGAAACTTGAAGGTCAACGCCTGCTGTTTGTAATACATGATTCAGGCGGCAATATTGGGAAAATCTAAACCAGTGATGACATGTGCTTAGTAAAAATCAATGATTGTTTAGTGTGAGTCACCAAAGTTATCCATTGCGCAGTGTCTATTAGTTATTAATACACCCAACGCAGAAGCTCAACCACTGACTGAGTTCCATGCAGCAACCAGGTGTGTACCAGAGAGGCATTCACTGTTACATTGCAAACGTCAGATTGATACATTGTTGCTGTTGCACAGGTGAAGCTGGAATGGGACATGAATCGAAGCTGGAATGGGACATGAATCAAGTTCCATAAGCATGATTTTGGCAAGATGCTGATGGCTAGGCAACTAGGCTACTTCCAATAATGGACTAAAGAAGCCTAACGTTACTCCTTATAGACCAATGAATGACCTTACATATTctgtagcctgggtaccagtctctttagGTAACCCACTCCGTGTACTCCATGTCATGTGCCCATGGCAAGGAGTGGAACGTAAGATAAAGAGACTGGCCCTCAGAAAAGCGAATAGGTTCTGGAAGCCAAAACAGCtaaatactccatctaaacgtgaatcgattctcaTTTGCGGTACTGTCCTAGAAACATAAATCactctactttcatatcacacAAAAAAACGAAATGTAACATACAAACTGTAAATTGAATGAATGTTAATAAAATGTGCGAACATTTTTGTAAAGGCATGAGCATACACCATTGTCAAATCCACTTTATTTCGATGGGTTGGCTAATGTATGAAGCTCAGGCAATCAACAACACTCATTCATGATTAACATTCCCTATTACCTAGACCTCCAAGTTGGCCATCTTGctttctagctagctaacatttaacTATATAAAAATAAGCCTTGTGCATGCATTTGTCATCGACGTATGGGTGTGAACCAACAAACAACCTGCTTGTTATCGTAGAGAAACTAGCTAGCTGGAATTTGTTAAAAAGATAAACAAGGCAATGTCAGATGACTAGGTGTGTA contains:
- the LOC129819625 gene encoding E3 ubiquitin-protein ligase RNF5-like, yielding MAAADPWSSSDDGPASRGGFPDGENSNERDGPGGSGGEAERKSDRATFECNICLDTARDAVISSCGHLFCWPCLHQWLETRPSQQQCPVCKAGISREKVIPLYGRGSSSQEDPRLKTPPRPPGQRTEPESRGPFQGFGDNGFHMSFGIGAFPFGFFTTVFNTNDPYHRADAYAADHQGNGNNWQDSLFLFVAIFFFFWLLSV